In Microcoleus sp. FACHB-831, one DNA window encodes the following:
- a CDS encoding sensor histidine kinase produces IREIVKSLRTFSRLDEADMKEVDIHEGIESTLLILQHRLKPKQDRPAIAVIRDYGNLPLVECYPGQLNQVLMNIVVNAIDALEETKANCTYQDKKDNPDQITITTSVIDSQWVQIAIADNGVGIPKDIQQRIFNPFFTTKPIGKGTGMGMSISYQIITEKHGGKLECFSTPGEGTEFAIQIPIKQKVHRTI; encoded by the coding sequence ATACGAGAAATTGTTAAATCGCTAAGGACGTTCTCTCGATTGGATGAAGCGGACATGAAAGAAGTGGATATCCATGAAGGAATTGAAAGTACGCTGCTGATCTTGCAACATCGCCTAAAACCAAAACAAGACCGCCCAGCGATCGCAGTGATTCGAGACTATGGAAATTTGCCCCTTGTGGAGTGTTATCCGGGACAACTCAACCAAGTTTTAATGAATATCGTGGTAAACGCGATTGATGCACTGGAAGAAACCAAAGCCAATTGCACCTATCAGGACAAAAAAGACAATCCCGATCAAATCACTATCACCACTTCAGTGATTGATTCGCAATGGGTGCAAATCGCGATCGCGGATAATGGAGTTGGTATTCCCAAAGACATTCAGCAACGGATATTCAATCCCTTCTTCACAACTAAACCGATTGGGAAGGGAACGGGGATGGGGATGTCTATCAGCTATCAAATTATTACGGAAAAGCATGGCGGAAAATTGGAATGCTTCTCCACTCCTGGTGAAGGAACCGAGTTTGCGATTCAGATTCCTATCAAACAAAAAGTTCATCGAACAATTTAA